The following proteins come from a genomic window of Cryomorphaceae bacterium:
- a CDS encoding nucleotidyl transferase AbiEii/AbiGii toxin family protein — MHALLFRKWKTRVKGRDWYDLEWYIKKGIPLDVNHFLTRAKETNDWQEDSISNEQIIELLDAKIQSVSFRSIKEDVIKFIPNNDVLKIWSPDYFKDLIGKMKFERA; from the coding sequence AATGCATGCCTTGCTATTTAGAAAGTGGAAGACCAGAGTCAAAGGCAGGGATTGGTATGACCTGGAATGGTATATTAAAAAAGGAATTCCATTGGATGTAAATCACTTCTTAACCAGGGCAAAAGAAACCAATGACTGGCAAGAGGATAGTATTTCTAATGAACAGATTATTGAGCTTTTAGATGCCAAGATTCAATCAGTTTCTTTCCGAAGTATTAAAGAGGATGTGATTAAGTTTATCCCAAATAATGATGTATTAAAGATTTGGAGCCCTGATTATTTCAAAGATTTAATAGGCAAAATGAAATTTGAGCGGGCTTGA
- a CDS encoding PIN domain-containing protein: MAFKLFLDSDVVIDFFTDRAPHANPASELFDLNEKGEVVLYLSAVSINNIYYIVRRFLGHKKSIDVVETLIEMTEIIGTTKNEVLQALKNDFKDFEDSVQYSSALTIKDLDAIITRNIKDFRNSKIAVMTPLLFLKMKEKSES, translated from the coding sequence ATGGCGTTTAAACTGTTTTTAGATTCGGATGTGGTCATTGATTTTTTCACCGATAGAGCACCTCATGCCAATCCGGCAAGCGAACTTTTTGACTTGAATGAAAAAGGCGAAGTTGTCCTGTATCTTTCTGCTGTGAGTATAAACAACATTTACTATATCGTTCGGAGATTCCTGGGACATAAGAAGTCTATTGATGTCGTGGAAACGCTGATAGAAATGACCGAAATCATCGGAACGACAAAGAATGAAGTATTGCAGGCCCTGAAAAATGATTTCAAAGATTTTGAGGATTCAGTTCAATATTCTTCAGCATTGACAATTAAAGATTTAGATGCCATTATCACCCGAAATATTAAAGACTTCAGAAATTCAAAAATCGCGGTTATGACGCCGCTGCTTTTCCTGAAAATGAAAGAAAAAAGTGAAAGCTAA